One Thermus antranikianii DSM 12462 DNA window includes the following coding sequences:
- a CDS encoding SagB/ThcOx family dehydrogenase, whose translation MEKHPGKLFYRLSRLAQGEELPLKRKPKSKVYANPLETQALPPFREEGGPPLFRVLSQLRPLLPEVGSALTLKDLSQVLYPLAERSGRRGFPSAGEAYPLEAYLVVRRVEGVFPGIYHYFPKEHQLFQIAARVEEASWSEALLGLNLEQVAALLVFTLVPERSEALFGLRGYRYALLEAGYAAGLVLLSAIGQGLAAYPAETFYDEMVAHLLRLPEGEYPGVVVILGR comes from the coding sequence ATGGAGAAGCATCCGGGTAAGCTTTTCTATCGCCTTTCCCGCCTGGCCCAAGGGGAGGAGCTTCCCCTAAAGCGGAAGCCCAAGTCCAAGGTTTACGCCAATCCCCTGGAAACCCAGGCCCTGCCTCCCTTCCGGGAGGAGGGAGGGCCGCCTTTGTTCCGGGTTCTTTCCCAGCTCAGGCCCCTCTTGCCCGAGGTGGGCTCGGCCCTGACCCTCAAGGATCTTTCCCAGGTCCTCTATCCCTTGGCGGAGCGCTCGGGGAGGCGGGGCTTCCCCTCAGCGGGGGAGGCTTATCCCTTGGAGGCCTACCTGGTGGTGCGCCGGGTGGAAGGGGTTTTCCCAGGGATCTATCACTACTTCCCCAAGGAACACCAGCTCTTCCAGATCGCCGCCAGGGTGGAGGAGGCCTCCTGGTCGGAGGCGCTTTTGGGTCTTAACCTCGAGCAGGTGGCGGCCCTTTTGGTCTTCACCCTGGTTCCGGAAAGGAGCGAGGCCCTTTTCGGCCTCAGGGGATACCGGTACGCCCTTCTTGAGGCGGGTTACGCCGCAGGCTTGGTTCTCCTTTCCGCCATCGGTCAGGGGCTGGCCGCATACCCGGCTGAAACCTTTTATGATGAGATGGTGGCTCACCTCTTGCGGTTGCCCGAGGGGGAATACCCTGGGGTGGTGGTGATTCTGGGACGCTAG